The following are encoded together in the Methylorubrum sp. B1-46 genome:
- a CDS encoding cold-shock protein, which yields MDTGTVKWFNETKGYGFIQPDNGGKDVFVHISAVERAGLRNLVEGQKVSYEVLTDKRSGKDAAGNLQAV from the coding sequence GTGGATACTGGGACTGTTAAGTGGTTCAACGAGACCAAGGGCTACGGCTTCATCCAGCCGGATAACGGCGGCAAGGACGTGTTCGTCCACATCTCCGCTGTCGAGCGCGCCGGCCTGCGCAACCTCGTCGAGGGCCAGAAGGTTTCCTACGAGGTTCTGACCGACAAGCGCAGCGGCAAGGACGCGGCCGGCAACCTTCAGGCGGTCTGA
- a CDS encoding DUF1489 family protein, producing the protein MALHLLKLCVGPASIDELEARIAHNRAEALRLGQEPVTAHVTRMFPKRAQAIAGGGSIYWVMKGTLTCRQAIRAIEPVTGSDGIDRCRLVLDPAVMPVSPRPCRPFQGWRYLEARDAPADLDRASAGEVAEMPESLRRELAALGLI; encoded by the coding sequence ATGGCCCTGCATCTTCTGAAACTTTGCGTCGGTCCCGCCTCCATCGACGAGTTGGAGGCACGGATCGCCCATAACCGGGCCGAGGCTCTGCGCCTCGGCCAGGAGCCGGTGACGGCGCACGTCACCCGCATGTTCCCCAAACGGGCGCAGGCCATTGCCGGCGGCGGCTCGATCTACTGGGTGATGAAGGGGACGCTGACCTGTCGGCAGGCGATCCGTGCCATCGAGCCGGTCACGGGCAGCGACGGGATCGACCGGTGCCGCCTCGTTCTCGATCCGGCGGTGATGCCGGTCTCGCCGCGTCCCTGCCGCCCGTTTCAAGGCTGGCGCTACCTGGAGGCCCGCGATGCGCCGGCCGATCTCGACAGGGCTAGTGCCGGCGAGGTCGCCGAGATGCCCGAGAGCTTGCGGCGCGAATTGGCCGCGCTGGGTTTGATTTGA
- a CDS encoding AsnC family transcriptional regulator — MTIEFRRHESAISPVTNTATFRVGSLVDTQARNAQADLSHLIDASYEYHSPRELRWHLADRLGITPAAVRLKEAA; from the coding sequence ATGACAATCGAGTTCCGGCGCCACGAGAGCGCCATTTCGCCGGTGACCAACACGGCGACCTTCCGGGTGGGCAGCTTGGTCGACACGCAGGCGCGCAACGCGCAGGCCGACCTCAGCCACCTCATCGACGCTTCCTACGAGTATCACTCCCCGCGCGAACTGCGCTGGCACCTCGCCGACCGGCTCGGCATCACGCCGGCCGCCGTGCGACTGAAGGAAGCGGCCTAA